Below is a window of Streptomyces qaidamensis DNA.
GCAGGGCCGTTCCGGGCCCGACTTCGCCGTACGGGAGGGGGAACTGCTCGGCGAACTGTGGCGGCGCCGGGAGGTGGCCCGCCCCGCGCTGGACCACGCGGCGCGGATCACCGCTCCTCCGGTGCCGGTGACGGCCCCGCCCTGGCCGGTGTACGGGGTGTACGGGTACGGCCCGCAGCCGACCCCGTACCCCGCGTACAACCCGTACCGCTCCTAGGACCTCTCGTCTGCATCAGGCCGGGTCAGGCGGGGTCACGCCGAGGCCTGGGTGAGACGCCCGATCTCGGTCTCCGAGAGCGTCAGCTCGCCGACGCCGGTCAGCGCGAGCAGCTGCTCCACCGTCCGCGCGGAGGCGATCGGCGCCGCCACGGTCGGCTGGGCGGCGAGCCAGGCCAGAGCCACCGTGGCGACGGGCACGTCGTGCGCCGCGGCGATCTCGTCGAGGGCGGCGAGCACCCGCTGCCCCCGCTCGGTCTCCAGGTGCTTGGCCGCACTCCCCGCTCGCGCGCTCTCGACCGTCGCGCCGGGCCGGTACTTGCCCGTGAGGAAGCCGGACGCGAGCGCGAAGTACGGCACGGCGGACAGGCCGGTCCGCTCGGCGAGATCCTGGAGCTCGCCCTCGTAGGTGCCGCGGGAGACCAGGTTGTAGTGGGGCTGGAGGGCCACGTACCGGGCGAGCCCCTCGCGGTCGGAGAACTCCAGGGACGCCCGCAGCCGCTCGGCGGAGATGTTGGAGGCGGCGATGTGCCGCACCTTCCCGGCCTTCACGAGGGTGTCGAGCGCGCCGATGATCTCCTCGACGGGCACGTCGGGCTGGTCGAAGTGCGTGTAGTACAGGTCGATGTAGTCGGTGCCGAGGCGCCGCAGGGAGGCGTCGGCGGCGGCCTTGATGGTGGCGGCGGACAGGCCGCGGAACTCGGGGTGCTGGCTGACCTTCGTGGCGACGACGACGTCCGCCCGGTTGCCGCGGGACTT
It encodes the following:
- a CDS encoding aldo/keto reductase → MTSLRKLGSSDLDVFPLALGGNVFGWTADEDQSFAVLDAYTAVGGNFVDTADSYSAWVEGNRGGESETVLGKWLKSRGNRADVVVATKVSQHPEFRGLSAATIKAAADASLRRLGTDYIDLYYTHFDQPDVPVEEIIGALDTLVKAGKVRHIAASNISAERLRASLEFSDREGLARYVALQPHYNLVSRGTYEGELQDLAERTGLSAVPYFALASGFLTGKYRPGATVESARAGSAAKHLETERGQRVLAALDEIAAAHDVPVATVALAWLAAQPTVAAPIASARTVEQLLALTGVGELTLSETEIGRLTQASA